One segment of Comamonas thiooxydans DNA contains the following:
- a CDS encoding DUF1329 domain-containing protein, whose amino-acid sequence MKLGEGPRLMAVLAAGVLFVGGAWAKATPDELSRLGKSLTCTGGEKAGTASGVPEFTGKWLGTPPGIQYNPHAGQHPVDPYAGEKPLLTITAENLAQYGERLSEGQKAMFAKYPKTYRIPVYQGHRDFRFSDAVCAAARKNAQDAVMNADGQGTTGAVKGALPFPFPRNGLELAFNNLLPSRAFTEHTLRDNANVLADGTIVWGRADNRAFSQVNDPANAGQPLSSPMSQGMNAVKLPEREKGGVSVVSEPVEFGKEKRLGWSYDPGTRRVRQIPEYGFDQPLSGTGGKLTIDSDRLFNGSPERYNWKSLGKREVYVPANAYKIHGSNVKYADLLKPGHENPDYMRYELRRVWVLEASLKDGYRHMFGKRVLFLDEDTGQALMSDYYDARGQLWLQAVVNHYYAFDARIWHAGTSFYHDLNSGGYVAYNLFQERPQGPVLNKGNMTAAMFTPEAARNAGN is encoded by the coding sequence TGGGGGGGGCTTGGGCCAAGGCGACGCCCGATGAACTGTCCAGGCTGGGCAAGTCGTTGACCTGCACGGGGGGCGAAAAAGCGGGTACAGCCAGCGGTGTGCCCGAGTTCACGGGCAAATGGCTGGGTACGCCGCCCGGCATTCAATACAACCCGCATGCTGGCCAGCACCCGGTGGACCCCTATGCCGGTGAAAAGCCGCTGCTCACCATCACGGCTGAGAATCTGGCGCAGTATGGCGAGCGCCTGAGCGAGGGTCAGAAGGCCATGTTTGCCAAATACCCCAAGACCTATCGTATTCCGGTCTATCAGGGCCACCGTGACTTTCGCTTCTCGGATGCCGTCTGCGCGGCGGCCAGAAAGAATGCCCAGGATGCCGTGATGAACGCAGACGGTCAGGGTACAACGGGTGCGGTCAAGGGGGCGCTGCCCTTCCCGTTCCCCAGAAATGGACTTGAGCTGGCCTTCAACAACCTGCTGCCTTCGCGTGCTTTCACCGAACACACGCTGCGTGACAACGCCAATGTGCTGGCCGATGGCACCATCGTCTGGGGTCGTGCCGACAATCGCGCCTTCAGTCAGGTCAACGACCCGGCCAACGCAGGACAGCCACTGAGCAGTCCCATGTCCCAGGGCATGAATGCAGTCAAGCTGCCCGAGCGTGAGAAGGGCGGCGTCAGCGTGGTGTCCGAGCCGGTTGAATTTGGCAAGGAAAAGCGCCTGGGCTGGAGCTATGACCCCGGCACACGTCGGGTGCGCCAGATTCCCGAATACGGTTTCGACCAGCCTCTATCGGGCACCGGCGGCAAGCTGACGATTGACTCCGATCGCCTGTTCAACGGCTCGCCCGAGCGCTACAACTGGAAGTCGCTGGGCAAGAGGGAAGTCTATGTGCCGGCCAATGCCTACAAGATTCACGGCAGCAACGTGAAGTATGCCGATCTGCTCAAACCCGGTCATGAAAACCCCGACTACATGCGCTATGAGCTGCGCCGTGTCTGGGTGCTGGAGGCTTCGCTCAAGGATGGCTACCGCCACATGTTCGGCAAGCGCGTGCTGTTCCTCGATGAAGATACCGGCCAGGCACTGATGAGCGATTACTACGATGCACGCGGCCAGTTGTGGCTGCAGGCGGTAGTCAATCATTACTATGCCTTCGACGCAAGGATCTGGCATGCGGGCACCAGCTTCTATCACGACCTGAACTCTGGCGGCTATGTGGCCTACAACCTGTTCCAGGAGCGACCCCAGGGTCCCGTCTTGAACAAGGGCAATATGACTGCAGCCATGTTTACGCCCGAAGCAGCGCGTAACGCAGGCAACTAA
- a CDS encoding SDR family oxidoreductase: MTNRLQGKVALVTGGASGVGLEVVKLFLGEGAKVAFSDINETVGQQLAAELGERSMFVRHDVSSEADWALVMAAVQQRLGRLDVLVNNAGILLPGDMETGRLEDFSRLLKINTESVFIGCQQGIAAMKQAGGSIINMASVSSWLPIEQYAGYSASKAAVSALTRAAALNCRKQGYAIRVNSIHPDGIYTPMMQASLPKGVSKEMVLHDPKLNRAGRAYMPERIAQLVLFLASEESSVMSGSELHADNSILGMGL; the protein is encoded by the coding sequence ATGACAAATCGTTTGCAGGGCAAGGTGGCGCTGGTCACTGGTGGTGCCAGCGGTGTGGGTCTGGAGGTGGTGAAGCTGTTTCTTGGTGAAGGCGCCAAGGTCGCATTCAGCGATATCAATGAAACGGTAGGGCAGCAACTGGCGGCTGAATTGGGCGAACGCTCCATGTTTGTCCGCCATGACGTGAGCAGCGAGGCGGACTGGGCGCTTGTGATGGCGGCGGTGCAGCAACGTCTTGGCAGGCTCGATGTGCTGGTCAACAATGCCGGCATCCTGCTGCCTGGTGATATGGAAACAGGGCGTCTGGAGGATTTCAGCCGCCTGCTCAAGATCAACACCGAGTCGGTCTTCATCGGTTGCCAGCAGGGCATTGCGGCGATGAAGCAGGCTGGCGGCTCCATCATCAATATGGCTTCGGTATCCAGCTGGCTGCCCATAGAGCAATACGCCGGCTATAGCGCCAGCAAGGCCGCCGTGTCGGCACTGACCCGCGCCGCTGCACTGAACTGTCGCAAGCAAGGCTATGCGATTCGTGTCAATTCCATTCATCCCGATGGCATCTATACGCCCATGATGCAGGCTTCGCTGCCAAAGGGCGTGAGCAAGGAAATGGTCTTGCATGACCCCAAGCTCAACCGTGCCGGCCGCGCTTATATGCCCGAGCGTATCGCGCAACTGGTGCTGTTCCTGGCCAGCGAAGAGTCCAGTGTCATGAGCGGCAGCGAGCTGCACGCCGATAACTCGATTCTGGGCATGGGGCTATAG